The Urbifossiella limnaea genome has a window encoding:
- a CDS encoding DUF1501 domain-containing protein: MLLVGRQTARTCQTLHRRAFLQVGGSTALGLSWADLLRARPPGTSGHTPGAAKAVILLWLWGGPSQLDTFDPKPNAALEYRGPFGTIPTRIPGGRFTELFPQLAAVSNHLAVVRTLTTQSTDHGIAGTIGLTGSGAGGTGLDGKPLGGSPRPALGSVVAKARTVGRRADAANLHPFFVVGGKLHQGKKAIIGEGGGPLGAAFDPFRLVYDPATGTKVPALQLPPDLTPERMTDRAALLTGMGRLESRAQELGAAGAFDEYRTRALAMLTRPDAAALFDVSKEPAALADRYGRTRFGQSCLLARRLVEGGVPFVQVNWSDHVEAEEDAGDGGWDHHYRNFQIMQDRHAGWLDQSFSSLITDLRERGLLGSTLVVAVGEFGRDPKVNDKAGREHWPGCYSAVLAGGGVAGGRTVGTSDARAARPADTPLTPADLNATVQHLVGLTSEQLTGLGLTPVGRVIEELF, encoded by the coding sequence ATGCTCCTCGTCGGCCGCCAGACCGCCCGGACGTGCCAGACGCTGCACCGCCGGGCGTTCCTCCAGGTCGGCGGCAGCACCGCGCTCGGCCTGTCGTGGGCCGACCTCCTCCGCGCCCGGCCGCCCGGCACCTCCGGCCACACCCCCGGCGCGGCGAAGGCCGTCATCCTGCTGTGGCTGTGGGGCGGGCCGAGCCAGCTCGACACGTTCGACCCCAAGCCGAACGCCGCGCTCGAGTACCGCGGCCCGTTCGGCACCATCCCCACCCGCATCCCCGGCGGCCGCTTCACCGAGCTGTTCCCGCAGCTGGCCGCGGTGTCGAACCACCTCGCCGTCGTCCGCACGCTCACCACGCAGTCCACCGACCACGGCATCGCCGGCACCATCGGCCTGACCGGCAGTGGCGCCGGCGGCACCGGCCTCGACGGCAAGCCCCTCGGCGGCTCGCCGCGCCCGGCGCTCGGCTCCGTGGTGGCGAAGGCGCGGACCGTCGGCCGCCGCGCCGACGCCGCCAACCTGCACCCGTTCTTCGTCGTCGGCGGGAAGCTGCACCAGGGGAAGAAGGCGATCATCGGCGAGGGCGGCGGCCCGCTCGGCGCCGCGTTCGACCCGTTCCGCCTCGTCTACGACCCGGCCACCGGCACGAAGGTGCCGGCGCTGCAACTGCCGCCCGACCTCACGCCCGAGCGCATGACCGACCGCGCTGCGCTGCTCACCGGCATGGGTCGGCTCGAATCCCGCGCGCAGGAGTTGGGCGCGGCCGGCGCCTTCGACGAGTACCGCACCCGCGCCCTGGCGATGCTCACGCGCCCCGACGCCGCGGCGCTATTCGACGTGTCGAAGGAACCGGCCGCGCTCGCCGACCGCTACGGCCGCACGCGCTTCGGCCAGAGCTGCCTGCTAGCCCGGCGGTTGGTCGAGGGCGGCGTGCCGTTCGTGCAGGTGAACTGGAGCGACCACGTGGAGGCCGAGGAGGACGCCGGCGACGGCGGCTGGGACCACCACTACCGCAACTTCCAGATCATGCAGGACCGCCACGCCGGCTGGCTCGACCAGTCGTTCAGCTCGCTGATTACCGACCTGCGCGAGCGCGGGTTGTTGGGGAGCACGCTGGTGGTGGCGGTGGGTGAGTTCGGCCGCGATCCGAAGGTGAACGACAAGGCCGGCCGCGAGCACTGGCCGGGCTGCTACAGCGCCGTGCTGGCCGGCGGTGGCGTGGCCGGCGGCCGCACCGTGGGCACAAGCGACGCCCGCGCCGCGCGCCCCGCCGACACCCCGCTGACGCCCGCCGACCTGAACGCGACGGTGCAGCACCTCGTGGGCCTGACGAGCGAGCAGCTGACCGGCCTGGGCCTGACGCCCGTCGGCCGCGTGATCGAGGAGCTGTTCTGA
- a CDS encoding serine/threonine-protein kinase → MSDRAGDSGECGDEVADLLAGVADDYLARRSAGEDPDPEEYAARHPALADDIRWTLAALRLAAPTPRPEPPHPPTGSAPQRLEELGDFRIVREVGRGGMGVVYEAEQVSLGGRRVALKILPFAAVADPRQLQRFRNEALAAASLDHPHVVRVHGVGCDRGFHYIAMQFVDGRTLADLVRERRGEAPPTGTPQPAAAAQDPTRSFAPDTTDDTPEDRPQTPGTASSRPPADAAYVRRVVEWGIQAADALEHAHAVGVVHRDVKPGNLLVDGSGHLFVADFGLAKLAADPGMTGTGDVIGTLRYMSPEQAGAKHDLVDHRSDVYSLGATLYELLTLTPAFAGRDRHEVLARVVSADPVAPRKVDRSIPRDLETVVLKAIEKDPARRYPSAKQFAADLRCVLEQRPVWAKRAGTAERVGKWARRNSAVVMAAFASLAVALVVLTGALVIVRGERDERDRALKDRTDALKDRTDALAAEREARKAEAAALGRAQADFQRSDRALTISLGVIARLGGANDQKLEKLFANPRTALDLNLQMAAALEEAVSAYPDKSEYPQKLVALYSQITNTCRDLRKFETGAEVGNKMAAMSVRTLAACRPGDRYTYLLSAYLGENNVGMCLHQQGRGAEAEAAFRRALAHLERAEADITKPGMETKVNKAGTEWFMVLLAGRSKLGLATLMAERGAATDADTACREILELISTQATRPKGLDSQLYQLKAQTLNLMGEMYTLHDRYADAAGAFRDALESFEKTPNSAYGLGWFLATCPDPCFRDPSRAIQLAKAELAREPDNRVARRVLGVALAQSGDWAGVHELYESKGSSHLSMPLDSVELFLRARCLERVEPDRSLDARRAYDFALEDAEKHNARDPVLIRVRAEAIEDFRVAVAPPPRRVMARFTPPAPEKLHPTARQLVGVWLHQVVDGTPVPITLRADATSIIGRATDPMGQGSWSFDGKTLIMRWPDETAPGGEWVDTCQLSEDRSSYSGTNQINIPVSGRKEVPRPNN, encoded by the coding sequence ATGAGTGACCGCGCGGGCGACTCGGGCGAGTGTGGGGACGAGGTCGCCGACCTGCTGGCCGGGGTGGCCGACGACTACCTGGCCCGGCGGTCGGCCGGGGAGGATCCGGATCCGGAGGAGTACGCCGCCCGCCACCCGGCGCTGGCAGACGACATCCGCTGGACCCTGGCGGCCCTCCGGCTGGCCGCCCCCACCCCACGTCCCGAACCGCCACACCCGCCGACCGGATCGGCTCCCCAACGCCTCGAAGAGCTCGGGGACTTCCGCATCGTGCGGGAGGTCGGGCGGGGCGGGATGGGAGTGGTGTACGAGGCCGAGCAGGTGTCCCTCGGCGGCCGGCGGGTGGCCCTGAAAATCCTCCCGTTCGCGGCCGTGGCAGACCCCCGGCAGCTGCAGCGGTTCCGGAACGAGGCCCTGGCCGCGGCGTCGCTCGACCACCCGCACGTGGTCCGGGTCCACGGAGTCGGGTGCGACCGCGGGTTCCACTACATCGCCATGCAGTTCGTCGACGGCCGGACCCTGGCCGACCTCGTCCGCGAGCGGCGTGGGGAGGCGCCACCGACCGGCACACCGCAGCCGGCGGCCGCGGCGCAGGACCCGACCCGAAGTTTTGCCCCGGACACCACCGACGACACCCCAGAAGATCGTCCGCAAACCCCCGGCACGGCGTCATCCCGACCGCCGGCGGATGCGGCGTACGTCCGGCGGGTGGTGGAGTGGGGGATCCAGGCGGCGGACGCCCTGGAGCACGCCCACGCCGTGGGGGTTGTGCACCGGGACGTGAAGCCGGGGAACCTGCTGGTGGACGGCAGCGGGCACCTGTTCGTGGCCGACTTCGGGCTCGCGAAGCTGGCCGCCGATCCGGGGATGACGGGGACCGGGGACGTGATCGGCACCCTGCGGTACATGAGCCCGGAGCAGGCCGGGGCGAAGCACGACCTGGTCGACCACCGGAGCGACGTGTACTCGCTCGGGGCCACCCTGTACGAGTTGCTCACCCTCACCCCGGCGTTCGCCGGGCGCGACCGCCACGAGGTTCTGGCCCGGGTTGTGTCGGCCGACCCGGTCGCCCCCCGCAAGGTGGACCGTTCGATCCCACGCGACCTGGAGACGGTGGTCCTCAAGGCGATCGAGAAGGACCCGGCGCGCCGCTACCCGTCTGCCAAACAGTTCGCCGCCGACCTCCGCTGCGTCCTGGAGCAGAGGCCGGTCTGGGCGAAGCGGGCCGGGACGGCGGAACGCGTCGGCAAGTGGGCCCGGCGGAACAGTGCCGTCGTGATGGCAGCGTTCGCCTCGTTGGCGGTGGCTCTGGTCGTGCTGACGGGGGCGCTGGTCATCGTTCGGGGCGAGCGGGACGAGCGCGACCGCGCGCTGAAAGACCGGACCGACGCGCTGAAAGACCGGACCGACGCGCTCGCCGCCGAGCGTGAGGCCCGGAAGGCCGAGGCCGCCGCGTTGGGCCGCGCACAGGCCGACTTCCAGCGGTCCGATCGGGCCCTCACGATTTCGCTCGGCGTGATCGCGAGGCTCGGAGGTGCAAACGATCAAAAACTAGAAAAATTATTTGCAAATCCGCGCACGGCCCTCGACCTCAACTTGCAGATGGCTGCCGCACTGGAGGAGGCAGTCAGCGCCTACCCGGATAAAAGCGAGTATCCACAGAAGTTGGTGGCCTTATACAGCCAAATAACAAACACGTGCCGTGACCTGCGTAAGTTTGAGACCGGGGCGGAGGTCGGTAACAAAATGGCGGCGATGAGCGTTCGAACGCTGGCCGCGTGCCGACCCGGCGATCGTTACACTTACCTCCTCTCGGCATATTTGGGAGAGAACAACGTCGGAATGTGTCTGCACCAGCAAGGGCGTGGCGCCGAGGCCGAGGCGGCATTCCGCCGGGCACTCGCCCACCTCGAGCGAGCGGAGGCGGATATTACCAAGCCGGGGATGGAGACTAAGGTTAACAAGGCGGGGACGGAATGGTTCATGGTCCTGTTGGCTGGGCGGAGTAAGCTCGGGCTCGCGACCCTGATGGCCGAGCGCGGGGCGGCCACCGATGCCGACACGGCTTGCCGGGAAATCCTCGAGCTGATCAGCACCCAAGCAACGCGCCCGAAGGGTTTGGATTCGCAACTCTACCAGCTGAAGGCACAGACCCTGAATCTGATGGGCGAGATGTACACCTTACACGACCGGTACGCCGACGCGGCGGGGGCCTTCCGGGACGCACTCGAGAGCTTCGAGAAGACCCCCAATTCCGCGTACGGGCTCGGGTGGTTTCTGGCGACCTGCCCGGACCCCTGCTTCCGCGATCCCTCCCGTGCGATCCAACTGGCGAAGGCCGAGCTCGCCCGGGAGCCGGACAACCGTGTGGCTCGCCGGGTGCTCGGAGTTGCACTGGCCCAAAGTGGGGACTGGGCCGGGGTACACGAACTGTACGAATCCAAAGGAAGTAGCCACCTGAGTATGCCGTTGGATAGCGTGGAACTCTTTCTCCGTGCGCGGTGTCTCGAACGCGTCGAGCCGGATCGGTCGTTGGACGCGCGTCGTGCCTACGACTTCGCACTCGAGGACGCGGAGAAACACAACGCCCGCGACCCAGTACTGATCCGGGTGCGCGCCGAGGCGATCGAGGACTTTCGCGTCGCGGTCGCCCCGCCCCCGCGGCGGGTCATGGCACGCTTCACGCCGCCCGCCCCCGAAAAACTCCATCCGACGGCCCGCCAACTCGTCGGCGTCTGGTTGCACCAGGTCGTGGACGGAACACCCGTCCCAATCACCCTGCGAGCGGACGCGACGTCGATCATCGGACGGGCGACGGACCCGATGGGTCAGGGAAGTTGGTCGTTCGATGGCAAAACTCTGATCATGCGGTGGCCTGATGAGACCGCTCCCGGTGGGGAATGGGTCGACACCTGCCAGCTATCCGAAGACAGGAGTTCCTATAGCGGCACGAATCAAATCAACATCCCGGTCAGCGGGCGGAAGGAGGTCCCTCGTCCAAACAACTGA
- a CDS encoding RNA polymerase sigma factor → MAAAHPQPDSGDTLGLLGRVEAGDAAAAGELLARHRPALVAFVGGRLDPAVRTRVDASDVAQEALAEMARRLPDFLERRPMPFHLWARKTAYERLLKIRRAHRADCRDVGREEGGLAPSAVALARSLAAPEPTASEAAEAREVADQVAAAVKGLAEADREILVLRHVDGLSHVEAGLLLGVDPAAARQRYGRALFRLQRALRESGVLEKCDE, encoded by the coding sequence ATGGCCGCTGCGCACCCACAGCCCGACTCGGGCGACACCCTCGGCCTGCTCGGCCGGGTCGAGGCCGGCGACGCCGCCGCTGCGGGCGAACTCCTGGCCCGCCACCGCCCAGCCCTGGTGGCGTTCGTCGGCGGCCGCCTGGACCCGGCCGTCCGGACCCGGGTGGACGCGTCCGACGTCGCCCAGGAGGCCCTGGCCGAGATGGCCCGGCGGCTGCCCGACTTCCTCGAGCGGCGGCCGATGCCGTTCCACTTGTGGGCCCGGAAGACGGCCTACGAGCGGCTTCTGAAGATCCGCCGGGCCCACCGAGCCGACTGCCGGGACGTCGGCCGGGAGGAGGGCGGGCTCGCCCCGTCGGCCGTCGCCCTGGCCCGGTCGCTGGCCGCCCCCGAGCCGACCGCGAGCGAGGCGGCCGAAGCGCGGGAAGTGGCCGACCAGGTGGCGGCGGCCGTTAAGGGGCTCGCGGAGGCGGACCGGGAGATACTCGTCCTGCGGCACGTCGACGGGCTGTCCCACGTCGAGGCCGGGTTGCTCCTCGGGGTCGACCCGGCGGCCGCCCGCCAGCGGTACGGGCGGGCGCTGTTCCGCCTCCAGCGGGCACTCCGGGAGTCGGGGGTCTTGGAGAAATGCGATGAGTGA
- a CDS encoding sugar phosphate isomerase/epimerase family protein: MSGPYQPDRRQLLAAACGAAATSAAAQPPAPAKKYPFKKSINQWAFPYPERMNLEACLRLAKAAGFDGIELNYDLDNDLSPKNGPAEFAQVRRLAEKIGISISGVCSFLFWPYPLSSNDAAKRARGLELAGKIAECAHHLGTENVLVVPGAVHIPWRTDHEPVPNDVCDRRAKEAVRALLPAAEKLRVFLNIENIFFNGYLMTPGEMNAFVDSFGSERVKVHFDTGNIMMYQFPEHWVAQLGNRIKNVHLKEFTKKGTDVSLEAFRPLLDGTTNWPAVLEALDKTGYRGYLTFEYFHPYLHWPEALIHQTADSLDRMLGLKG; this comes from the coding sequence ATGTCCGGCCCGTACCAGCCCGACCGCCGCCAACTCCTCGCCGCCGCCTGCGGGGCCGCCGCCACCAGCGCCGCCGCCCAACCGCCGGCCCCCGCCAAGAAGTACCCGTTCAAGAAGTCGATCAACCAGTGGGCGTTCCCGTACCCGGAGCGCATGAACCTCGAGGCCTGCCTCCGCCTCGCCAAGGCCGCCGGGTTCGACGGAATCGAGCTGAACTACGACCTCGACAACGACCTCTCGCCGAAGAACGGCCCCGCCGAGTTCGCGCAGGTCCGCCGGCTCGCCGAGAAGATCGGTATCAGCATCAGCGGCGTGTGTTCGTTCCTGTTCTGGCCGTACCCGCTGAGCAGCAACGACGCCGCCAAGCGCGCCCGCGGTCTGGAACTCGCCGGGAAGATCGCCGAGTGCGCCCACCACCTCGGCACCGAGAACGTGCTGGTAGTGCCGGGCGCCGTTCACATCCCGTGGCGGACCGACCACGAGCCGGTGCCGAACGACGTGTGCGACCGGCGGGCGAAGGAGGCCGTGCGGGCGCTGCTGCCGGCGGCCGAGAAGCTGCGGGTGTTCCTGAACATCGAGAACATCTTCTTCAACGGCTACCTGATGACCCCCGGCGAGATGAACGCCTTCGTGGACTCGTTCGGGTCGGAGCGGGTGAAGGTCCACTTCGACACGGGGAACATCATGATGTACCAGTTCCCCGAGCACTGGGTGGCCCAGCTCGGCAACCGCATCAAGAACGTCCACCTGAAGGAGTTCACGAAGAAGGGGACCGACGTGAGCCTGGAGGCGTTCCGCCCGCTACTCGACGGCACGACCAACTGGCCGGCGGTGCTGGAGGCGCTCGACAAGACCGGCTACCGCGGCTACCTGACGTTCGAGTACTTCCACCCGTACCTGCACTGGCCCGAGGCGCTGATCCACCAGACCGCCGACTCGCTCGACCGGATGCTGGGGTTGAAAGGGTAG
- a CDS encoding S8 family peptidase codes for MFDEIFARITPDRLLRDPRATGEGVAVAVIDSGVERAVLEDKFRAAGTPIHPIDGALFRADSAAPLPYTGHQSSPHGTTVADVILTVAPRVKLYSADVFGPAGTCEVETVIHALRHAIEVWKVKVINLSLGVPEHKLQQLPRRQALLRAIEEAYFRDVLVFAAAHNEHPLTRSYPAVFTTPLVSVDKGVFDDPLGFAYRLRDHVEFQAHGKGYLGPFAREPATSWATPHLSGIAARILSLKPDLKPFEMKTLLYWLTRGRTG; via the coding sequence GTGTTCGACGAAATCTTCGCCCGGATCACCCCGGACCGGCTCCTCCGCGACCCCCGCGCCACCGGCGAAGGCGTCGCCGTCGCCGTCATCGACTCGGGCGTCGAGCGGGCCGTCCTCGAAGACAAGTTCCGCGCCGCCGGCACCCCCATCCACCCCATCGACGGCGCCCTGTTTCGCGCCGACTCCGCCGCACCGCTGCCGTACACCGGCCACCAGTCGAGCCCGCACGGCACCACCGTCGCCGACGTGATCCTCACCGTCGCCCCGCGGGTGAAGCTGTACTCCGCCGACGTGTTCGGCCCGGCCGGCACGTGCGAGGTGGAGACGGTCATCCACGCCCTGCGGCACGCGATCGAGGTGTGGAAGGTGAAGGTCATCAACCTGTCGCTCGGGGTGCCGGAGCACAAGCTCCAGCAGCTGCCGCGGCGGCAGGCGCTGCTGCGGGCGATCGAGGAGGCGTACTTCCGCGACGTGCTGGTGTTCGCGGCGGCGCACAACGAGCACCCGCTGACGCGGAGCTACCCGGCGGTGTTCACGACGCCGCTGGTGTCCGTGGACAAGGGCGTGTTCGACGACCCGCTCGGGTTCGCGTACCGGCTGCGCGACCACGTGGAGTTCCAGGCGCACGGCAAGGGCTACCTCGGCCCGTTCGCCCGCGAGCCGGCGACGAGCTGGGCCACGCCGCACCTGTCCGGCATCGCGGCCCGCATCCTGTCGCTGAAGCCGGACCTGAAGCCGTTCGAGATGAAGACGCTGCTGTACTGGCTGACGCGGGGACGAACGGGGTGA
- a CDS encoding transposase: MLFGGVFERFLEESPLSVMSRATIEHALSASALDALFDRTAERGYTRELLFSTTVDLMTLVVGGKALHVQAAYRHLRDRVPVTLKCVYDKLRNIETGVSAGLVAHVSGRCEGLITALGGGCKSLLPGYRVRVLDGNHLAATQRRLGVTRGHTAGPLPGQSLVVLDPALMLVTDIVPCEDAHTQERALIDQIVPLVRERDVWVADRNFCTAEFLCEVAARRAYVVIRRHGNLSVEAEAGYGAEVATDRGWVGERRVWVCWGGARLVRLRQVRVRLRAPTADGDAEVEILTNLPAKVPAKKVAEIYLKRWKIEGAFHELTVALNCEVNTLGYPRAALFGFCVAVAAYNVLAVLKAALRAVHGEKKVQEEVSGYYLALEWAMVYAGMMIALPASEWEAFGPMPSPELAGHLREWAGKVDLGRIKKAPPRKPTRTATRRIKDKSPHVSTARLLDEGKKTRQAKVSRNP, encoded by the coding sequence ATGCTGTTCGGTGGGGTCTTCGAGCGGTTCCTAGAGGAGAGCCCGCTCAGCGTGATGTCCCGGGCGACCATCGAGCACGCCCTCTCGGCCTCGGCCCTCGACGCGCTGTTCGACCGGACCGCCGAGCGCGGGTACACCCGGGAGTTGCTGTTCTCCACGACGGTCGATCTGATGACCCTGGTGGTCGGCGGCAAGGCCCTCCACGTCCAGGCCGCCTACCGGCACCTGCGGGACCGCGTCCCGGTCACCCTCAAGTGCGTCTACGACAAGCTCCGGAACATCGAGACGGGCGTGTCCGCGGGGCTGGTCGCGCACGTGTCGGGCCGGTGCGAGGGGCTGATCACCGCGCTGGGCGGGGGGTGCAAGAGCCTGCTGCCGGGCTACCGGGTGCGGGTCCTCGACGGCAACCACCTGGCCGCCACCCAGCGGCGGCTGGGCGTCACCCGGGGGCACACCGCCGGCCCCTTGCCCGGGCAGAGTTTGGTCGTGCTCGACCCGGCCCTGATGCTGGTCACCGACATCGTCCCGTGCGAGGACGCCCACACCCAGGAGCGGGCGCTGATCGACCAGATTGTGCCGCTGGTGCGGGAGCGGGACGTGTGGGTCGCGGACCGCAACTTCTGCACGGCGGAGTTCCTGTGTGAGGTGGCCGCCCGGCGGGCCTACGTCGTCATCCGACGCCACGGGAACCTGAGCGTCGAGGCCGAAGCCGGGTACGGGGCCGAGGTCGCGACGGACCGGGGCTGGGTGGGCGAGCGGCGGGTCTGGGTCTGCTGGGGTGGGGCGCGGTTGGTGCGCCTGCGGCAGGTGCGGGTGCGGCTGCGGGCGCCGACCGCGGACGGGGACGCGGAGGTGGAGATCCTGACCAACCTGCCGGCGAAGGTGCCGGCCAAGAAGGTGGCCGAGATCTACCTCAAGCGGTGGAAGATCGAGGGGGCCTTCCACGAGTTGACAGTCGCCTTGAACTGTGAGGTGAACACCCTGGGGTACCCCAGGGCCGCGCTGTTCGGGTTCTGCGTGGCGGTGGCCGCGTACAACGTGCTGGCCGTACTGAAGGCGGCCCTGCGGGCGGTGCATGGTGAGAAGAAGGTGCAGGAGGAGGTGTCGGGGTATTACCTGGCGCTGGAGTGGGCGATGGTGTACGCGGGGATGATGATCGCCCTGCCCGCGTCGGAATGGGAGGCGTTCGGTCCGATGCCCAGCCCGGAGTTGGCCGGCCACCTCCGCGAGTGGGCGGGCAAGGTCGACCTTGGGAGGATCAAGAAAGCGCCGCCCCGGAAGCCGACGAGGACGGCGACCCGACGGATCAAGGACAAGAGCCCACATGTTTCCACGGCCCGGTTGCTCGACGAGGGGAAGAAGACCCGTCAGGCGAAAGTCAGCCGGAATCCGTGA